The window AAGCGCTTCGGTTGCGGGGAAAACTACTGTCGCTTGTGCGTGATGTAGCCCGCGATGCGGTTGCGGACTTCCTTCGACTCGATGTTCGTCAGTTCCACGACGGCGTCCTTGTTGTGCTCGAAGTCCTCGCGGCTGAACGCGTCGGGGTATCGCTCCATGAGGATGTTCCCCGTCTTCTTGACGTAGTCGGGCTTGATGGCCATATCGGGGGTTTGTTCCGCCGAGCGTTAAAAGGATTCGTTCTCGTACGCGCTGTACTCGGCGACGAGCGCCATCGCCTCGCGCTCCCGCTCGCCCCCGCAGCGCGCGACCACGTCGGCGAAGTAGTCGAGTCGCTCCCGGAGCGCGGCCTCCTCGTAGGCCGGTACGTCCAGCCGCGACGCCGCCACCGTCGCCTCCACGACCGCGTAGTACCCGCGGTTCGTCGCCGCGACCGACTCCCGGAGGACGTCCGTTTCCACGGGCCGCAGCGCCCACTCCACCCACTCCGTCCCCCCGGACTCACCTGACGCCAGGCGCTCGACCGTGACGCGCGCCCACGCGTCCGCCGCGTCCAGGACGGGGGCGTCGGTCTCGTGAATCGAGAGCGCCGCCTCCACGAACAGCACCGGGTCGGTCGTGAACTGCACGTACCCCTCGCCGCGGCGTTCGAAGTTCCCGCGCGTCCGCGTCCGCCCCCACGTCGTCGCCGTCGCCGGGGACTCGGCGCTCGCGCGGCCATCGCTCGCACCGTCTTCGTCGCTTCGCGGCGCATGCACGCCGAGCGCCGCGGCGTTCCACATCTCGTTCGGCCCACGGGTCGTCACGACGGTCTCGGTGACCCCGCGGAGGCTGACGGGCCACTCGGTCATACCGACACCCCGCGTTCGAGCGCGACGAACAGCGCGGCGCTCGTGACGTCCGCGGTCGTTCCGGGGTTGATTTCGCGCTCCACGAGGTCGTCCGCGAACGCCGCCACGTCGGCGTCCGGCGCGTCAAGCAGTTCGCTCGCGCGCGCCGACACCTCGCGTGCGACCCCGGGGCCGTGCTGGCCGGCGACGAGCGAGTCCGGTTCGTCCGCGAGCAAGAAGAGGAAGGCGTCCGCCGCCCGATCGAGTATCGACCCCGTGCCGGCCTCGATGCGGTCGGCGGCGGCGAACGTCCGCCGGAAGCCCGTTGTCCACTCGGCGGCGTTCCCGTCCGCGGGCGCGCTCGCCGCCATCACGTCGTAGAGCGTGAGGTCGCGGGCTTCGAGTTCGGGGACGGCGTCGCTCCCGCGGCGCACGTCGAGCGCGTCCGCGTCCTCGGGGAGGTCGGGGACGGAGACGTCGACGTGGTCGAACGCGCGGTAGAATCCCGCCGCGTCCGCGACCGTCGTGTGTTCGACGACGTGCGTGACCGACTCGGGCGTGAGGCCGCGCTCCGCGGCGGCGCGGACGAGCGGGACGAGGAGGAGCAGGCAGCCGAACTGGGTGTTCCCGCCCGACTGCTCGCTCATCCCCGCGACCGCGCGCTCGAACGCCTCGCCCACGGGCGCGCCGGACGCGGCGTCGGCGAGGCCGGGTCGCGCGCCGACCGCGCCCGCGAGGAAGTGCTCGAAGCGCAAGTCGGAGAGGTCACGGTGGCGGTCGACGTTCCCGGGTTTCGGCGTGCCCGCGACCTCCAGGAGGAGCGCGAGTTCGGCGTTCGCGGCGTGGCTACGCATCGAACCACTCCCGGACGGCGTCGTTCACGCGCGCGAGGACGCGCGGATCGTCGCTCGGCCGCCCCACGGACACCGCGTCCGCGCCGTAGTCGAGGTACTCCCGAACGGTCTCGCGGTCGCGCACGCCGTTGTTCGCCACGAGGAACCCGTCGAACGACGCCCGTACGTCCCGAATCACGGACTCGGAGTCCATCGCGTCGACGTGCAGGCAGTCCGCGCCCGCCGCGTCGAGTCGGGCGGCGAGTGCGGGCAGGTCGACGCCCTCGACCTCGGCACGCACCTTCACCGAAACTGTCGCGCCCTCGTCGCTCGCGGCGGCGACCTGTTCGGCGAGGCGGGCGGCGTTCCGGAGGAGGGACTCGCCCGCGCCGGCGGCGCACATCTCCGACTGGCGGCAGTGCGCGTTCACTTCGAGGACGGCGTCGCGGGCG is drawn from Salarchaeum sp. JOR-1 and contains these coding sequences:
- a CDS encoding 30S ribosomal protein S17e, yielding MAIKPDYVKKTGNILMERYPDAFSREDFEHNKDAVVELTNIESKEVRNRIAGYITHKRQ
- a CDS encoding DUF447 domain-containing protein; the protein is MTEWPVSLRGVTETVVTTRGPNEMWNAAALGVHAPRSDEDGASDGRASAESPATATTWGRTRTRGNFERRGEGYVQFTTDPVLFVEAALSIHETDAPVLDAADAWARVTVERLASGESGGTEWVEWALRPVETDVLRESVAATNRGYYAVVEATVAASRLDVPAYEEAALRERLDYFADVVARCGGEREREAMALVAEYSAYENESF
- a CDS encoding triphosphoribosyl-dephospho-CoA synthase, which codes for MRSHAANAELALLLEVAGTPKPGNVDRHRDLSDLRFEHFLAGAVGARPGLADAASGAPVGEAFERAVAGMSEQSGGNTQFGCLLLLVPLVRAAAERGLTPESVTHVVEHTTVADAAGFYRAFDHVDVSVPDLPEDADALDVRRGSDAVPELEARDLTLYDVMAASAPADGNAAEWTTGFRRTFAAADRIEAGTGSILDRAADAFLFLLADEPDSLVAGQHGPGVAREVSARASELLDAPDADVAAFADDLVEREINPGTTADVTSAALFVALERGVSV
- a CDS encoding tRNA-dihydrouridine synthase, which codes for MFEPRVALASLSGAADAAWARAASEYAGLAFLGGLALDDATRTAAREMVADRDRTEFLPDDPIDFLASELDRVADAPVRGGFNVRTTTLTPLRAAARECAARDAVLEVNAHCRQSEMCAAGAGESLLRNAARLAEQVAAASDEGATVSVKVRAEVEGVDLPALAARLDAAGADCLHVDAMDSESVIRDVRASFDGFLVANNGVRDRETVREYLDYGADAVSVGRPSDDPRVLARVNDAVREWFDA